One Sediminibacillus dalangtanensis genomic region harbors:
- a CDS encoding NADH:flavin oxidoreductase/NADH oxidase: protein MEHLFTPYKLKNLELKNRVVMPPMCQYSVTNKDGIATDWHYIHYVSRAIGGASMIIIEMTDVEPDGRITDNDLGLWSDEQIPALKRIVDACHHHGAKVGIQIAHAGRKAEDAAEPVAPSAIPFDENSKTPRELTVDEIQEMVEKFRRSVARAIKAGVDAIELHGAHGYLIHEFQSAYTNKRTDEYGQDLAKFGREVIQAAKSEIPDDMPLIFRISGKEFVDGGYGIKESIELAKEYKAAGVDMFHVSAGGEGQIAAHGRPGTHAAYQVPLAREIKHTLDVPVIAVGRLDEPVLANAVVGNEDADLVAVGRGMLRNPYWTLEAATKLKKETTFPQQYVVSFPEARKQ from the coding sequence ATGGAGCATTTATTTACCCCATATAAATTGAAAAATCTAGAACTCAAAAATCGGGTGGTTATGCCTCCGATGTGTCAATATTCTGTTACAAATAAAGACGGTATTGCGACTGACTGGCATTATATACATTACGTAAGTAGAGCTATTGGTGGAGCGAGCATGATTATCATTGAAATGACGGATGTCGAGCCAGATGGACGAATTACGGATAATGATTTAGGCTTATGGTCAGATGAGCAAATCCCGGCTTTAAAGCGCATTGTGGATGCCTGTCATCACCATGGTGCGAAAGTAGGTATTCAAATAGCTCATGCTGGACGAAAAGCAGAAGATGCAGCTGAACCTGTAGCACCATCAGCCATTCCTTTTGATGAAAACTCTAAAACACCAAGAGAACTTACTGTTGATGAAATTCAAGAGATGGTTGAGAAATTCCGTCGTAGTGTTGCACGTGCGATTAAAGCAGGCGTTGATGCCATTGAGCTTCATGGTGCGCATGGCTATTTGATTCATGAATTTCAGTCCGCTTATACGAACAAAAGAACGGATGAGTATGGGCAAGACTTAGCTAAGTTTGGTAGAGAAGTGATCCAAGCTGCAAAAAGCGAAATACCAGACGATATGCCTTTAATTTTCCGAATCTCAGGAAAGGAATTTGTTGACGGCGGGTATGGTATTAAAGAAAGTATTGAACTGGCAAAAGAATACAAAGCTGCAGGTGTGGATATGTTCCATGTAAGTGCGGGCGGCGAAGGTCAGATTGCTGCTCATGGAAGACCAGGAACACACGCCGCTTATCAAGTTCCATTAGCTAGAGAAATTAAACACACTTTAGACGTTCCCGTCATTGCCGTCGGACGGTTAGATGAACCTGTTTTAGCCAATGCTGTGGTAGGGAATGAAGATGCAGATCTTGTTGCTGTTGGAAGAGGTATGTTAAGAAATCCATATTGGACACTTGAAGCAGCTACCAAGCTGAAAAAAGAAACCACATTCCCGCAACAATATGTAGTAAGCTTCCCAGAAGCACGGAAGCAATAG
- a CDS encoding aldo/keto reductase yields the protein MKKIRLGTSDLHTGEISLGCMRMDKLSSQDAANVIENAVEHGVDLFDHADIYGGGKSEEVFANALKETSINREDIVLQTKCGIRGGFFDFSKQHILDSVDGSLQRLNTDYIDILLLHRPDALMEPEEVKEAFVKLKESGKVRHFGVSNQNPMQIELLKKYLQDDLIINQLQLSLMFTPMIDAGLNVNMQHDPAVVRDSSILDYSRLNEMTIQAWSPFQFGMFEGVFVGNDKFPELNAKLQELAEKKGVTDSAIAIAWILRHPANIQPVVGTMNMQRLSAIAKASDIELTREEWYELYRAAGNQLP from the coding sequence GTGAAGAAAATCAGATTGGGAACAAGTGACCTACATACAGGGGAAATTTCGCTTGGCTGCATGAGGATGGACAAGCTGTCCAGTCAAGATGCTGCCAACGTGATTGAAAATGCGGTGGAGCATGGGGTGGATTTGTTTGATCATGCCGATATATACGGCGGCGGGAAATCGGAAGAAGTCTTTGCCAATGCTTTAAAGGAGACTTCCATCAACCGTGAGGATATCGTACTTCAAACCAAGTGTGGGATCAGGGGTGGATTTTTTGATTTTTCGAAGCAACATATCCTTGATTCAGTCGATGGCAGTTTGCAACGGTTGAATACAGATTACATCGATATTCTGCTGCTCCATCGGCCGGATGCGTTGATGGAGCCGGAGGAAGTGAAAGAGGCTTTTGTCAAGCTGAAAGAAAGCGGAAAGGTCCGTCATTTCGGTGTCAGCAACCAGAACCCGATGCAGATCGAACTCCTGAAAAAATATTTACAGGATGATTTGATCATCAACCAGCTGCAACTGAGTCTGATGTTTACGCCGATGATCGATGCCGGCCTCAACGTTAATATGCAACACGACCCGGCGGTTGTACGGGACAGCAGTATTCTGGATTACAGTCGGTTAAATGAAATGACCATCCAGGCATGGTCGCCGTTCCAGTTTGGCATGTTCGAGGGAGTGTTTGTCGGGAATGACAAGTTTCCGGAGTTGAATGCAAAACTTCAAGAGCTGGCTGAGAAAAAAGGAGTGACGGACTCTGCTATCGCAATTGCCTGGATTTTGCGCCATCCAGCTAACATCCAGCCGGTTGTCGGAACGATGAATATGCAGCGTCTATCCGCGATTGCAAAAGCTTCGGATATTGAGTTGACAAGGGAAGAATGGTACGAGCTGTACAGGGCGGCAGGGAACCAATTGCCATAA
- a CDS encoding VOC family protein yields MIKGIGHLALTVEDMERSLDFYCQVLGFEHAFSIQDDNENPWIEYIKVGTGRFIELFYGGKNKTEADSNRIGFHHLCLEVTDIEKTANQLKEKGIKLDSEPKRGKDDNYQCWVSDLDGNSIEFMEISKASPHWAWYD; encoded by the coding sequence ATGATTAAAGGTATTGGCCATTTGGCCCTCACTGTGGAAGACATGGAACGTTCGCTTGATTTCTATTGCCAAGTACTCGGGTTCGAGCATGCCTTCAGTATCCAGGATGACAATGAAAATCCGTGGATTGAATACATCAAAGTAGGCACCGGAAGATTTATCGAACTGTTTTATGGAGGCAAAAACAAAACAGAAGCAGACAGCAACCGCATCGGCTTTCACCACTTATGTCTGGAAGTAACGGATATCGAAAAAACAGCCAACCAGCTAAAAGAAAAGGGAATCAAACTGGATAGCGAGCCAAAGCGTGGTAAAGACGACAACTATCAGTGTTGGGTTTCTGATCTGGACGGCAATTCGATAGAGTTTATGGAAATCAGCAAAGCGTCTCCGCACTGGGCGTGGTACGATTAA
- a CDS encoding general stress protein — protein MEEYDKLEAFPTEDPAFERIKELKAKGIPERHIWVVSQHKEDADMLKELANIQYKTVQGATSEKFTSLFSDKGVEEKVLDKFNINPEEKEQYIDRLNEGQLLLYVEDPDLEDSVSYPSAQPTLFDITQKSNRNEGSERE, from the coding sequence ATGGAGGAATATGACAAACTGGAGGCATTCCCTACAGAAGATCCAGCTTTTGAAAGAATAAAAGAGCTCAAAGCCAAAGGAATACCAGAACGACATATTTGGGTGGTTTCCCAACATAAAGAAGACGCAGACATGTTGAAGGAACTGGCCAATATCCAATACAAAACCGTACAAGGAGCCACTAGCGAAAAGTTCACTTCCCTTTTTTCGGACAAAGGTGTCGAGGAAAAGGTGCTGGACAAATTCAACATTAATCCGGAGGAAAAAGAACAATATATTGATCGGTTGAATGAGGGGCAGCTGCTTTTGTATGTGGAGGATCCCGATTTAGAAGATAGTGTTTCTTATCCGTCTGCCCAACCGACTTTGTTTGATATTACTCAGAAGAGTAATAGGAATGAAGGTTCAGAGAGGGAGTAA
- a CDS encoding DoxX family protein, whose product MLELLRKNNVVAGLLAVIRIYLGYQFLHAGIEKLTGGGFDASGFLQGAIASATGEHPAVQGWWATFLEHVALPNATLFSFLVMWGEVLVGIALILGLLTNFATLMGMIMNFAFLFSGTVSTNGQMILLAIFVIVAGANAGKYGLDRWAMPYLQAHAPIKKNHKKETATV is encoded by the coding sequence ATGTTAGAATTATTGAGAAAAAACAATGTTGTCGCTGGTCTGTTAGCTGTCATCCGGATTTACCTTGGTTACCAATTCCTTCACGCAGGGATTGAAAAATTAACAGGCGGTGGTTTTGACGCCAGCGGATTCCTGCAAGGCGCCATTGCTTCTGCAACAGGTGAACATCCAGCCGTCCAAGGCTGGTGGGCTACATTCCTTGAACACGTCGCACTGCCAAATGCAACGCTCTTCTCTTTCCTTGTCATGTGGGGTGAAGTACTTGTCGGTATCGCTTTGATTCTTGGATTGTTGACCAACTTTGCAACCTTGATGGGCATGATCATGAACTTCGCATTCTTGTTCAGCGGAACCGTCAGCACCAACGGCCAAATGATTCTGCTCGCCATCTTCGTCATCGTAGCAGGCGCCAATGCTGGGAAATATGGCTTGGACAGATGGGCAATGCCTTACCTGCAGGCCCACGCACCGATCAAGAAAAACCATAAAAAAGAAACCGCAACGGTTTAA
- a CDS encoding DedA family protein, whose protein sequence is MESWLIDIVDTFGYMGIMFLIACENIFPPIPSEVILSFGGFLTTTSDLTKIGVVLSATAGSVIGAIVLYIIGLQLDVSRLEKIVNRWGHVLRLKTSDLYKADQWFDKYGPWTVFFCRFVPLVRSLISIPAGMSNMNAVVFLLLTTVGTLIWNVVLVYVGASLGASWQEIVQTMEAYARVVYLLLVVLVILLAILFFRKRKRHGK, encoded by the coding sequence ATGGAGAGCTGGCTGATAGATATTGTTGATACATTTGGTTATATGGGAATTATGTTTTTAATTGCGTGCGAAAACATTTTTCCTCCTATTCCTTCTGAAGTAATCCTGTCTTTTGGCGGATTTTTGACGACCACTTCCGATTTAACGAAAATAGGTGTCGTCCTCTCGGCCACAGCAGGATCTGTCATTGGAGCGATCGTTCTTTATATAATCGGTCTCCAACTAGACGTTTCCCGTTTAGAAAAGATAGTCAATCGGTGGGGACACGTCCTCCGACTCAAAACATCCGATTTGTATAAAGCCGATCAATGGTTTGATAAGTATGGACCTTGGACCGTTTTCTTCTGCCGCTTTGTTCCACTCGTAAGGAGCCTGATCTCCATACCGGCTGGCATGTCCAACATGAATGCGGTAGTATTTTTGCTACTCACAACCGTAGGCACGTTGATTTGGAATGTCGTACTAGTGTATGTTGGGGCTTCCCTAGGGGCTTCCTGGCAAGAAATCGTGCAAACGATGGAGGCTTACGCCCGTGTTGTTTATCTATTACTAGTTGTCCTGGTTATCCTGCTGGCTATTCTCTTCTTTCGCAAAAGAAAACGTCATGGAAAGTGA
- a CDS encoding DUF1572 family protein — protein MNLGDEYLNIIILRFKSVKRLGEQTMKQLSEKDIHWTYNSESNNVAIIVKHLSGNMVSRWTDFLNSDGEKLDRNREDEFEDTISSKAELLEIWERGWKTLFDALNSLTESDLLKTVPIRGEGLLVIDAIERQLAHYASHIGQMVYIGKLVKDSDWENLSIPRGKSQEYLQQMLDQHKKKN, from the coding sequence ATGAATCTCGGAGATGAATACTTGAACATTATCATTCTACGATTCAAAAGCGTTAAAAGACTTGGAGAACAAACGATGAAGCAACTATCAGAGAAGGATATTCATTGGACTTATAACTCTGAATCCAACAACGTCGCCATTATCGTCAAGCATTTGAGTGGGAATATGGTCTCAAGATGGACGGACTTTTTAAATTCCGACGGAGAAAAACTTGACAGAAACCGGGAGGACGAATTTGAGGATACCATTTCATCGAAAGCTGAACTCCTGGAGATTTGGGAGCGAGGTTGGAAAACTTTATTTGATGCATTAAATAGCTTAACAGAATCCGATTTATTAAAAACCGTTCCTATCCGTGGAGAGGGTCTCTTAGTTATCGATGCAATTGAAAGACAGCTGGCGCACTACGCTTCCCATATTGGCCAAATGGTTTATATCGGTAAGCTGGTAAAAGATTCTGACTGGGAAAATCTCAGCATTCCAAGAGGAAAATCACAGGAATACTTGCAGCAAATGCTCGATCAGCATAAAAAGAAAAATTAA
- a CDS encoding NUDIX hydrolase, whose protein sequence is MDATFHVDHAVFNYRTAAVMIKNDHVLLHKQVHEDHWALPGGRVEILEDSQTTVQREIKEELGWDIEVHNLLWVTENFFAYNERDFHEIGLYYHASPQASIKVEADTFYGEEGNRLIYQWVPLEELKNINLVPWFLKNSLLNVPAAIEHKIIKETYDNFRGNNQKKDKGGWGK, encoded by the coding sequence ATGGATGCAACCTTTCATGTCGATCATGCAGTATTTAACTATCGCACTGCAGCCGTAATGATTAAAAATGACCATGTTTTGCTGCATAAGCAAGTTCATGAAGATCATTGGGCGCTCCCAGGCGGCAGAGTGGAAATCCTAGAGGATTCCCAAACGACAGTGCAGCGGGAAATCAAAGAAGAACTGGGCTGGGATATAGAAGTACATAACTTACTATGGGTGACGGAAAATTTTTTTGCATATAACGAACGGGATTTCCATGAAATCGGGTTGTATTATCATGCTTCACCACAAGCATCGATAAAAGTCGAAGCCGATACTTTTTACGGGGAAGAAGGCAATAGACTTATCTATCAATGGGTTCCACTGGAGGAACTAAAAAATATAAATCTGGTTCCATGGTTTCTAAAAAACTCACTTCTAAATGTTCCAGCTGCTATTGAGCATAAAATAATCAAAGAAACGTATGACAATTTCCGGGGAAATAATCAGAAAAAAGACAAAGGCGGTTGGGGGAAATAA